One genomic region from Ptychodera flava strain L36383 chromosome 5, AS_Pfla_20210202, whole genome shotgun sequence encodes:
- the LOC139134057 gene encoding kelch-like protein 24a, giving the protein MGCCQSCQKKKNKDVEPGNFIYPSITPSSEAGCRTSILMANLAQNGKVADRDSRISQLSNHNVHHEILDSTASLNDISLEKSQSIPALSDSPCSLSHSKASTYSLHSLRSSLNSLRSSFLSVYSAISLRSISDDAEEQRVDPSYAAKLLFDLNECRKQNKFTDVLLCAGDVEIPGHRVVLAASSPYILSIFAIEDLDDNRLYLDYIEPGILRLLIEYIYTAKLTVTRENVDAMIKGAQTLQLSAAEQACQEFARNLENMDVNGNGNSAEENVKSVLYQPYHAIETLLGLNDMRREEIFTDVTFKAEEEEFPCHRVVMATTGDYFKDLLTQLEGEHHKIAIRNASAAIMKRLVEFTYTSNLEINIDNAKEILSLASLLKHDAALDKCTDFLKRRLTSVNCLGIQALARRHFVELLERAATKIAVMHFKEVRKQQEFLEMSSDQLTALLSEDALNVREEEDVYSAVMQWVKHDVEIRKEYLPDILRAVRMSYIDPKFLEEIPAAEPLIQESEQSKKLVTDATIVHMLIKKGKFHRDPRPRPRFAFGEVMAMVGGKNKNEEWIRDVQYYNAVDQQWHTLAPMENETIDYKVTVLNNDIYIVGGRVSSYVSGETWRYDSLHNLWSKACDMKTARYMHSLGVVNHRIYAIGGRKHVNENAASLKKVEKFDRKSNTWQHIQDMHHGVLEPAVTSCGWKMYVIAAKDGGDDCIVQFYDISNKTWSVMDTVNIAGPVQIAGTIRGQVYIVGGKSKYAVQVYKPETDEVHSGTAEEHAEMHGRDLYSGTVLNRKIYVTGGRWVIGKDDDDDDALTMVTNNMDSYDPIKDEWSMVKTAPKALTNHGCVTIRKYIGLPKSK; this is encoded by the coding sequence ATGGGTTGTTGTCAGAGTtgtcaaaagaagaaaaataaagatgTGGAACCAGGGAACTTTATCTACCCGTCAATCACACCTAGCAGTGAAGCAGGATGTCGTACCAGTATCCTCATGGCCAATTTGGCGCAAAATGGAAAAGTGGCCGACCGGGATAGTCGAATTTCGCAGCTCTCGAATCACAACGTGCACCATGAAATACTCGACTCAACAGCCTCTTTGAACGACATATCCCTGGAGAAAAGTCAGAGCATCCCGGCCCTAAGCGATTCTCCGTGCAGCTTGAGTCACAGTAAAGCGAGTACATATAGTTTACATTCACTGAGATCTTCTCTTAACAGCCTTCGGTCGTCATTTCTGAGCGTCTACTCAGCCATCAGTCTTCGGTCAATTTCGGATGATGCCGAGGAGCAGCGAGTGGACCCGAGCTATGCGGCGAAACTCTTGTTCGACCTAAACGAATGCAGGAAGCAGAATAAATTCACGGATGTTCTGCTTTGTGCAGGAGATGTAGAAATCCCTGGTCACAGAGTCGTTCTTGCCGCCAGTAGCCCGTATATTCTGTCAATTTTTGCGATTGAGGACTTGGATGATAACCGCCTATATCTGGACTATATTGAACCGGGCATTTTGCGCTTACTTATTGAATATATATACACAGCAAAGCTGACAGTAACTCGCGAAAATGTTGATGCAATGATAAAAGGGGCCCAGACCTTGCAACTCAGCGCTGCAGAACAAGCTTGTCAAGAATTTGCTAGAAACTTAGAGAACATGGACGTGAATGGCAACGGAAACTCAGCCGAGGAGAATGTCAAGAGCGTCCTCTATCAGCCATACCACGCAATCGAAACTTTGCTCGGACTGAACGACATGCGCCGAGAGGAAATATTTACAGATGTCACCTTCAAGGCGGAGGAAGAAGAATTTCCCTGCCATcgcgttgtcatggcaacaacaGGTGATTACTTCAAGGATTTGCTCACGCAGCTTGAGGGCGAGCATCACAAGATAGCCATCAGAAATGCTTCAGCAGCCATCATGAAACGCTTGGTTGAGTTCACGTACACTTCGAATCTTGAAATCAATATTGACAATGCTAAAGAAATACTGTCTTTGGCAAGCCTTCTGAAACACGACGCAGCTCTGGATAAATGCACAGACTTTCTAAAGCGGCGACTGACATCTGTAAACTGTCTTGGCATACAGGCTCTGGCGCGCAGACATTTTGTTGAACTGTTAGAGAGAGCTGCCACTAAAATTGCTGTGATGCATTTCAAGGAAGTACGCAAGCAGCAAGAATTCCTTGAAATGTCCTCCGACCAGTTGACAGCTTTACTGAGCGAGGACGCCCTCAACGTCAGGGAAGAAGAGGATGTGTACAGTGCAGTGATGCAGTGGGTGAAGCACGATGTTGAAATTCGAAAAGAATATCTTCCTGATATCCTGCGAGCCGTCCGCATGTCATATATAGATCCTAAATTCCTGGAAGAAATTCCTGCTGCGGAACCTCTCATCCAGGAATCGGAACAAAGCAAGAAGCTAGTCACAGATGCGACGATCGTTCACATGTTGATCAAGAAAGGAAAGTTCCACCGTGATCCAAGACCCAGGCCACGATTCGCTTTCGGCGAAGTCATGGCCATGGTCGGCGGAAAGAACAAGAACGAAGAGTGGATCCGAGATGTGCAGTATTACAACGCAGTGGATCAACAATGGCATACATTGGCGCCAATGGAGAACGAGACCATAGACTATAAAGTCACGGTGCTAAACAACGATATCTACATCGTTGGCGGGAGAGTGAGCAGCTACGTTAGCGGCGAAACGTGGAGGTACGATTCTCTGCACAATCTGTGGTCGAAGGCGTGTGACATGAAAACTGCGAGGTACATGCATTCTCTGGGAGTAGTAAACCACAGGATCTACGCCATCGGTGGCAGGAAGCACGTGAACGAAAACGCAGCCTCGCTGAAGAAAGTTGAGAAGTTCGACAGAAAATCAAACACCTGGCAACATATCCAAGACATGCACCACGGAGTCCTAGAACCAGCGGTGACGTCATGCGGATGGAAAATGTACGTCATCGCAGCGAAGGATGGTGGCGATGACTGTATCGTGCAATTTTACGATATCAGCAATAAAACTTGGAGTGTCATGGACACTGTTAACATCGCCGGACCGGTACAAATCGCTGGCACAATCCGCGGTCAGGTTTACATCGTTGGAGGGAAGAGCAAGTATGCAGTGCAAGTATACAAACCTGAAACCGATGAGGTACACTCTGGCACGGCGGAGGAACACGCTGAGATGCACGGTCGTGATCTGTACTCCGGGACGGTCCTGAATCGCAAGATCTACGTCACTGGAGGACGATGGGTCATCGGAAaggatgacgatgatgacgatgctCTCACTATGGTAACCAACAACATGGACTCGTACGATCCAATCAAAGATGAGTGGTCGATGGTGAAAACTGCACCGAAAGCATTGACCAATCATGGATGCGTGACGATAAGAAAATATATCGGACttccaaaatcaaaatga